The following are encoded together in the Humulus lupulus chromosome 5, drHumLupu1.1, whole genome shotgun sequence genome:
- the LOC133780467 gene encoding uncharacterized protein LOC133780467 translates to MGSVSLSDSSLPGKEENNVLMEIDHISYVRQAFEAASLRFFLEILESDLLNESDESLCSQFWNRESFVDGPIRCLFCNLEGEFPFRTVELIRLLSSLSEGTWPSECV, encoded by the exons ATGGGCAGTGTTTCTTTGTCTGATTCATCACTTCcgggaaaagaagaaaacaatgtTCTAATG GAGATTGATCATATTAGCTATGTTCGTCAAGCTTTTGAAGCTGCATCTTTGAGATTTTTTCTTGAGATCCTCGAGAGTGACTTATTAAATGAGTCTGAT GAATCACTTTGCAGTCAGTTTTGGAATAGAGAAAGTTTTGTTGATGGTCCTATTCGGTGTCTTTTTTGTAACCTAGAAGGTGAATTTCCCTTCAGGACTGTGGAACTTATTCGCCTCTTATCATCCCTATCTGAAGGAACTTGGCCATCAGAATGTGTGTaa